The Arachis duranensis cultivar V14167 chromosome 2, aradu.V14167.gnm2.J7QH, whole genome shotgun sequence genome has a window encoding:
- the LOC107473127 gene encoding probably inactive receptor-like protein kinase At2g46850 isoform X2, with amino-acid sequence MHIIIGLELLVFLPFSCSLQPPNLLPNPCNETCGKLHVPFPFFVNSSCASISTSFNLSCSNSSNLFLKIDSQSYKVLEFFNDGLLVDFPGASSSSTCRMYNDLNSFGKSFEGKDEDQYGISLDNVVGLYDCDDSSVCKPDCETIELPGCDGSGNNLGCCYPLSDHSIWHSGEGFSVFSEFGCRGFSSWAVVRGSNSGKHGVKLEWGVPLKKNSSLMEKVCDLNAEMVNATSVQGAVRCVCQDGFIGDGFLNGSGCLQSCMKNGQEAYGDNCYIKKHDQRKMLIIVGILGPFLIVASLIALFYLLKKPATKPGMFDTEQAYYHSISFRKPNRTRLFSHHDLDKATKGFEEGQKLMSGPVGSIFAGVLGDGSHIAVQKLKCENEKDIIQVVSQIEILSNIVHRNMACVLGCCIESSYTPLVVYEYPANGTLEEHLNHEFKGNNGVGLDWYRRLIIATETAYILAFLHYENSPPIFHNNLKSSCIFLDDDLSVKIAGFGLLNSKFKYESHHFCKNDVYDMGLLLLEIISGSNSTHQKSPPTSALEKIRDGKLEEIVDPLLSYHEMAQLRRDQVQIVADLATRCVLFGGDGKIGMVDVVRELVHITKQSGDAANLDFLEETFSNSSLLQMISMSPDSIIIH; translated from the exons ATGCATATTATTATTGGTTTAGAACTTCTTGTGTTCTTacctttttcttgttctcttcaaCCACCTAATTTGCTTCCAAATCCTTGCAATGAAACTTGTGGAAAACTCCATGTTCCTTTCCCATTCTTTGTCAACTCTTCTTGTGCCTCAATCTCAACTTCTTTCAACCTTTCTTGTTCAAACTCCTCTAACCTTTTCCTCAAAATTGATTCACAAAGTTACAAGGTTTTAGAGTTCTTCAATGATGGCTTGTTGGTGGACTTTCCAG GCGCATCGTCATCTTCGACTTGCCGAATGTACAATGACTTGAACTCATTTGGGAAAAGTTTTGAAGGAAAAGATGAAGATCAGTATGGAATCTCATTGGACAATGTTGTTGGACTCTAtgactgtgatgactcctcagTATGCAAACCAGATTGTGAAACAATTGAGCTTCCAGGGTGTGATGGAAGTGGCAACAACCTTGGATGCTGTTATCCACTAAGTGATCATAGCATATGGCACAGTGGTGAAGGGTTCTCAGTGTTCTCTGAATTTGGATGCAGAGGGTTCTCAAGTTGGGCTGTTGTTAGAGGATCTAATTCAGGAAAACATGGGGTGAAGTTGGAATGGGGTGTTCCTTTGAAGAAGAATTCATCATTAATGGAGAAAGTTTGTGATTTGAATGCAGAAATGGTGAATGCCACTTCAGTTCAAGGTGCAGTTAGGTGTGTTTGTCAAGATGGATTTATTGGTGATGGTTTTCTTAATGGATCAGGATGCTTGCAGT CTTGTATGAAGAATGGACAGGAAGCATATGGAGACAACTGTTACATCaaaaaacatgatcaaaggaAAATGCTCATCATTGTAG GAATCTTGGGTCCATTTCTCATTGTTGCTTCATTGATTGCACTATTCTATCTTCTCAAAAAACCAGCAACAAAGCCAGGAATGTTTGACACAGAGCAGGCCTATTACCACAGCATTTCGTTCCGAAAACCGAATCGAACTCGCCTGTTCAGCCACCATGATCTAGACAAAGCCACCAAAGGTTTTGAAGAAGGACAGAAGCTTATGAGTGGACCAGTTGGCTCGATTTTCGCCGGAGTTCTCGGCGACGGATCCCACATAGCAGTTCAGAAGCTAAAATGTGAGAATGAGAAGGACATAATCCAAGTTGTATCACAAATTGAGATTCTATCAAACATTGTGCATAGGAACATGGCTTGTGTTCTTGGATGTTGCATTGAATCTAGTTACACTCCTCTAGTGGTTTATGAGTACCCTGCTAATGGAACATTAGAGGAGCATTTGAATCATGAATTCAAAGGAAATAATGGAGTTGGTTTGGATTGGTATAGAAGATTGATCATAGCTACTGAAACAGCTTACATTCTTGCATTCTTGCACTATGAGAATTCCCCTCCAATTTTCCACAACAATCTAAAATCTAGCTGCATTTTCTTGGATGATGATCTCTCAGTCAAGATCGCAGGGTTCGGCCTACTCAATTCTAAATTCAAGTATGAATCTCATCACTTTTGCAAGAATGATGTCTATGACATGGGATTGCTTCTACTTGAGATCATCTCAGGCTCAAACTCGACTCACCAGAAGTCTCCGCCTACGTCGGCTTTGGAGAAAATAAGGGATGGGAAGCTAGAAGAGATTGTTGATCCTCTCCTTTCGTATCACGAGATGGCGCAGCTCCGGCGAGATCAGGTGCAGATTGTGGCAGACCTTGCAACAAGGTGTGTGCTATTTGGTGGAGATGGAAAGATtggaatggttgatgttgtaaGAGAATTGGTGCACATAACAAAACAGAGTGGTGATGCTGCCAATTTGGATTTCTTGGAGGAAACATTCTCAAATTCAAGCCTTCTTCAAATGATTTCAATGTCTCCTGATTCTATCATTATTCATtga
- the LOC107473127 gene encoding probably inactive receptor-like protein kinase At2g46850 isoform X1 — MHIIIGLELLVFLPFSCSLQPPNLLPNPCNETCGKLHVPFPFFVNSSCASISTSFNLSCSNSSNLFLKIDSQSYKVLEFFNDGLLVDFPAGASSSSTCRMYNDLNSFGKSFEGKDEDQYGISLDNVVGLYDCDDSSVCKPDCETIELPGCDGSGNNLGCCYPLSDHSIWHSGEGFSVFSEFGCRGFSSWAVVRGSNSGKHGVKLEWGVPLKKNSSLMEKVCDLNAEMVNATSVQGAVRCVCQDGFIGDGFLNGSGCLQSCMKNGQEAYGDNCYIKKHDQRKMLIIVGILGPFLIVASLIALFYLLKKPATKPGMFDTEQAYYHSISFRKPNRTRLFSHHDLDKATKGFEEGQKLMSGPVGSIFAGVLGDGSHIAVQKLKCENEKDIIQVVSQIEILSNIVHRNMACVLGCCIESSYTPLVVYEYPANGTLEEHLNHEFKGNNGVGLDWYRRLIIATETAYILAFLHYENSPPIFHNNLKSSCIFLDDDLSVKIAGFGLLNSKFKYESHHFCKNDVYDMGLLLLEIISGSNSTHQKSPPTSALEKIRDGKLEEIVDPLLSYHEMAQLRRDQVQIVADLATRCVLFGGDGKIGMVDVVRELVHITKQSGDAANLDFLEETFSNSSLLQMISMSPDSIIIH, encoded by the exons ATGCATATTATTATTGGTTTAGAACTTCTTGTGTTCTTacctttttcttgttctcttcaaCCACCTAATTTGCTTCCAAATCCTTGCAATGAAACTTGTGGAAAACTCCATGTTCCTTTCCCATTCTTTGTCAACTCTTCTTGTGCCTCAATCTCAACTTCTTTCAACCTTTCTTGTTCAAACTCCTCTAACCTTTTCCTCAAAATTGATTCACAAAGTTACAAGGTTTTAGAGTTCTTCAATGATGGCTTGTTGGTGGACTTTCCAG CAGGCGCATCGTCATCTTCGACTTGCCGAATGTACAATGACTTGAACTCATTTGGGAAAAGTTTTGAAGGAAAAGATGAAGATCAGTATGGAATCTCATTGGACAATGTTGTTGGACTCTAtgactgtgatgactcctcagTATGCAAACCAGATTGTGAAACAATTGAGCTTCCAGGGTGTGATGGAAGTGGCAACAACCTTGGATGCTGTTATCCACTAAGTGATCATAGCATATGGCACAGTGGTGAAGGGTTCTCAGTGTTCTCTGAATTTGGATGCAGAGGGTTCTCAAGTTGGGCTGTTGTTAGAGGATCTAATTCAGGAAAACATGGGGTGAAGTTGGAATGGGGTGTTCCTTTGAAGAAGAATTCATCATTAATGGAGAAAGTTTGTGATTTGAATGCAGAAATGGTGAATGCCACTTCAGTTCAAGGTGCAGTTAGGTGTGTTTGTCAAGATGGATTTATTGGTGATGGTTTTCTTAATGGATCAGGATGCTTGCAGT CTTGTATGAAGAATGGACAGGAAGCATATGGAGACAACTGTTACATCaaaaaacatgatcaaaggaAAATGCTCATCATTGTAG GAATCTTGGGTCCATTTCTCATTGTTGCTTCATTGATTGCACTATTCTATCTTCTCAAAAAACCAGCAACAAAGCCAGGAATGTTTGACACAGAGCAGGCCTATTACCACAGCATTTCGTTCCGAAAACCGAATCGAACTCGCCTGTTCAGCCACCATGATCTAGACAAAGCCACCAAAGGTTTTGAAGAAGGACAGAAGCTTATGAGTGGACCAGTTGGCTCGATTTTCGCCGGAGTTCTCGGCGACGGATCCCACATAGCAGTTCAGAAGCTAAAATGTGAGAATGAGAAGGACATAATCCAAGTTGTATCACAAATTGAGATTCTATCAAACATTGTGCATAGGAACATGGCTTGTGTTCTTGGATGTTGCATTGAATCTAGTTACACTCCTCTAGTGGTTTATGAGTACCCTGCTAATGGAACATTAGAGGAGCATTTGAATCATGAATTCAAAGGAAATAATGGAGTTGGTTTGGATTGGTATAGAAGATTGATCATAGCTACTGAAACAGCTTACATTCTTGCATTCTTGCACTATGAGAATTCCCCTCCAATTTTCCACAACAATCTAAAATCTAGCTGCATTTTCTTGGATGATGATCTCTCAGTCAAGATCGCAGGGTTCGGCCTACTCAATTCTAAATTCAAGTATGAATCTCATCACTTTTGCAAGAATGATGTCTATGACATGGGATTGCTTCTACTTGAGATCATCTCAGGCTCAAACTCGACTCACCAGAAGTCTCCGCCTACGTCGGCTTTGGAGAAAATAAGGGATGGGAAGCTAGAAGAGATTGTTGATCCTCTCCTTTCGTATCACGAGATGGCGCAGCTCCGGCGAGATCAGGTGCAGATTGTGGCAGACCTTGCAACAAGGTGTGTGCTATTTGGTGGAGATGGAAAGATtggaatggttgatgttgtaaGAGAATTGGTGCACATAACAAAACAGAGTGGTGATGCTGCCAATTTGGATTTCTTGGAGGAAACATTCTCAAATTCAAGCCTTCTTCAAATGATTTCAATGTCTCCTGATTCTATCATTATTCATtga
- the LOC107473128 gene encoding uncharacterized protein LOC107473128 produces MSGLFFLYGQGGCGKTFLCSTISCSIRSKGGIVLNVASSGIATLLLPNERTAHSRFKISLTINEDSLCSIKQESPVARLISKAKLITWDKAPMISKYCYEALDKCLRDILRCSDSYNAHLSFGGKVVVFGGDFRQILPVIPRGSRQDIIQSSINSSYLWHNCKILKLTKNMRLSLGENNNIQELKNFAEWLLKIGDDLAGDTTDGESIVHIPSNILIKNSETALDDLIDFVYPDILSNLSVENCFKDRLEVLFLFQD; encoded by the coding sequence ATGAGTGGACTTTTCTTCTTATACGGTCAAGGTGGTTGTGGAAAAACATTCTTATGTTCAACTATATCATGCTCAATTAGGTCTAAAGGAGGTATAGTTTTAAATGTTGCTTCGAGTGGAATTGCTACACTTTTGTTGCCTAATGAAAGAACTGCACATTCAAGGTTTAAAATTTCTTTGACCATAAATGAGGATTCTTTGTGTAGCATTAAACAGGAAAGTCCTGTTGCAAGGTTAATATCCAAGGCCAAATTAATCACATGGGATAAAGCTCCAATGATAAGTAAGTATTGTTACGAAGCTTTAGACAAATGCCTCAGAGACATTTTAAGGTGCTCAGATTCGTATAATGCTCATTTGTCATTTGGAGGTAAAGTTGTTGTTTTCGGAGgagattttagacaaatttTACCTGTGATTCCCAGAGGCTCAAGGCAAGATATAATTCAGTCTTCTATTAATTCTTCATATTTGTGGCATAACTGTAAGATTTTGAAACTTACAAAAAATATGAGATTGTCACTAggtgaaaacaacaacatacaAGAACTAAAAAATTTTGCAGAATGGCTACTAAAAATTGGTGATGATTTGGCTGGTGATACAACAGATGGTGAATCGATCGTTCATATACCATCTAACATTTTGATTAAGAACTCTGAGACAGCTTTGGATGACCTCATTGATTTCGTGTATCCAGATATATTATCCAATTTATCCGTTGAAAATTGTTTCAAGGATAGATTGGAAGTattgttcttattccaagacTGA